A region of the Nothobranchius furzeri strain GRZ-AD chromosome 13, NfurGRZ-RIMD1, whole genome shotgun sequence genome:
aaaaaaatgaaGTTGATATGTTTGAATCATCATTAAATTAAGTTTAAAGCAGACATTTCACTGTTCATTTGGAGTGGATTTATTAGTGTAATGCCATGACTCTACACCAGTATTCAGGTACTAATATGTTACTTTTAAAGGCTCTGAAAGCTTTTACAACTGTTTTCAAATACAAGTTTAACTCACCGACACaaaaaaaatcaattaaaaaaCGAGCATATTGAACGGATATCTCGTTAAGATAAAGCTGTACCCAAATGCATCTGATAACTGCATGCTCACTGTTCTGGAAGATCAGATTTATAGAAAATGCTTGGAACTGTGAAAAGACTGATGTGATCGGAGAGATAAATATAACAAATAGAACATACATAGCTAGTTTTCTTTTGGTGATTTGTAAGTTTTAATCATTTTATGAGCAAGACCAATAACTGTTGAATTACAGGCAGGTCAGAAAACACGGCAAGAACAACACGTAACGCAAGCCACTAATCACCAAAAGTGACGCATTCAAGGTGTACACACAGAGTATATGCGCTGATCCATCTCAAAATAAGCCCTGTTTTGCATTTAGAGGACATTCATTTACACATTCACAGATCTTCGTCTAAAAACTAGCACAGTACCAGAAGTTTCACAAGTACATGCAGTGAGTTGCAAATTCTGGGTCAAAGACATCCGCACTGATGAGGCTGCTGAAGAAGCAGAGAGGGAGTGTTAAAGTTCACAAAATTCACATTACACACCCtcaaaactgttcatttttctaCCGCTAATTTGTGTTAAAAAATAAAGAAGATGACTTCTGACGGGCAGGGCGGGGGGTTAAAAAGGTGTGCCTGATAGCCAGCTCCGCCAGCTTACGCCAACCTTCTCCCACTACCTTcactctcctcctccttctttccATCCAGGTCAGGACAGGGGCGTCACTGTTCCGGCACAGATGTGTCGTCTCTCTCTACTGCCCCCGATCTTCCTGCCTCTAAAAAAAGACACAGGCAAAGGAAAGTAAACAAATGAACAACCTAGAAAGAAGAGGTTCTGTTTGGTCAAGGTGAAAGGCTTTTTTACCAAGTGGCAAAACTATAATACTGCACTTATTTGAGTTTTCTTTTAAATTAAagataaaaatacatatttttctatTTTGTACACAGTTGTTAGGCATAATACTTAGTAGATATGAGTAGAAGGAACTCAACTTTAAAGGAGTTTACACTTATCTTGCGAAAAGGGGGTCTCCCCCAGTGGGAGCAGCTCCATTAATTCTGCCTGGCCCTTTTAGGTATATACTGTACCTAATGCACCTGCAGCTATAAATACACCCCCTACCTAACGATACAACTAGGTTAGGAAGAATCATTCTTCCCAGAAAAAGAAATCACGTGATGTAAACGCTGCATTTTAAGACAGATGAGTCTTAAGATTTATTTCCTCATAGAGCAAACTGAATCTGTTTTGAGTGCTTagcgtataataataataataaaaaaatacttttatagTAAACAGACAGCttttcaagtttaattttatactTCTGTCCAATAAAGAAACATAATTTGAGTGTTTTATTTCCTCCTTCTTGTatgaaataaaagaaagaaaacagcaatAATGTACTTTGACATTTTCTAAGTGAACAGAACCTAAACAGCTTTGTCTGTCTTTAATAACACATCTAAATGTGGATTCATCTGAGCCCTTGAGCAGaactaaaaaagaaaaacagcgaAAGATTCAATCATCTGTTGCTGAAGACCCCGCGGGGTAATTAAATGAGTCACTCAGTCTTTTCTTGCTTTAATCACACTTAGGTTAAGCCATGAGGGGCTTTAAAAGATGCCCTGAATTATGTATAGAATTTAAATGGATTATTATATGAATGCGTACCATGGTAAATCAGTTTGTGTTTCTGCATTATGCTCATGGATGTGGATGAAGGAGGAACCGAACCAGTGTTTTGTGTCATAAATGTAAATGCTTTTGACTATGTACTTCGAAATCCTCTCTACAGTATTACTTCTCTAGCACTTACCTGCAGTTACTTAGCATAGCTTGCGATGCATAAGCACAAGCACTAACCATAATGCCATCTTTAGCAGCATTATGGGACTTTCTCTTACCCCTCAGCTCTACAACACTGACCTGACACCCCGTGGCTGCTGTTGAGCACATCCCCAGTGCTGCTCACCTCCTCCCCCTCAGCTTTGTCCTCTGGCTTCATCTTCTTACGGGTCATATGGCCACGAAAGCCCGCCTGGATCTTGGCAGCAGCCCTATTAGCCTCAGGGTCATCCAGCGGGATGTCCATGATGTCCTCTTCCTCCTGAGGTCGGCTGCACTCCTCCTGTTCAAGC
Encoded here:
- the nrgnb gene encoding neurogranin (protein kinase C substrate, RC3) b isoform X4 encodes the protein MDCHNEECSRPQEEEDIMDIPLDDPEANRAAAKIQAGFRGHMTRKKMKPEDKAEGEEVSSTGDVLNSSHGVSEAGRSGAVERDDTSVPEQ
- the nrgnb gene encoding neurogranin (protein kinase C substrate, RC3) b isoform X5, whose product is MDCHNEECSRPQEEEDIMDIPLDDPEANRAAAKIQAGFRGHMTRKKMKPEDKAEGEERQEDRGQ